In Planctomycetaceae bacterium, a single genomic region encodes these proteins:
- a CDS encoding fused protease/ribonucleoside-triphosphate reductase codes for MISVILDIDKHGLFRLDEEFCRAYAARAVRWGFGPLSWATYKRTYSRGGESWWQTCRRVIEGMFSVQRAHCLRAGLAWDPARALHEAHEAYERLWAFKWTPPGRGLWIMGTPFVYERGGAALNNCGFVSTKDLATDFAGPFLWMLQMSMLGVGVGFDTRGRGQVTLHPPRTSQEVHVIGDSREGWAGAIERLLNAYVGKAALPAGWDFSQIRPHGSALRSFGGFASGPGPLSRMLEDMKTLLDSYVGRAIDSRLIVDAMNLIGRCVVAGGIRRSAQIAFGEADDEQFLDLKQDRTKVLEYRWASNNSIFARAGMDYSAAVRRTAATGEPGYLWLENARAYGRMGDEPNWLDEQAEGSNPCVEQTLWDRELCCLVETFPAHHENFEDYQRTLAVAYKYAKAVTLVETEDALTNAVMLRNRRLGCSMTGIVQALDKFGHEEFFRWCDRAYAFLRRLDEEHSAALAVPRSIKLTSVKPSGTVSLLAGATPGVHWEHAPYYIRRVRVTMGHPLVEMCRRSGYHVEDDAYSQNTVVVSFPVHVERLGRCKSDVPLQEKIDLAAQMQRFWSDNQVSVTAEFDPDREGGLLPDLLRAYEDRLKAVVFLPSRGHGYQQPPYEQITRQQYQRIVSGLRPLQGDLEHEEELESRFCDGDVCEMP; via the coding sequence GTGATCTCTGTGATCCTGGACATCGACAAGCACGGCCTCTTCCGCTTGGATGAGGAGTTCTGCCGGGCGTACGCTGCCCGGGCGGTGCGGTGGGGGTTTGGACCGCTGTCATGGGCGACGTACAAGCGGACGTACAGCCGCGGGGGCGAGAGCTGGTGGCAGACGTGCCGCCGCGTCATCGAAGGCATGTTCAGCGTCCAGCGGGCCCACTGCCTGCGGGCGGGCCTGGCGTGGGACCCTGCCCGCGCGCTGCACGAGGCGCACGAGGCGTACGAGCGCCTGTGGGCGTTCAAGTGGACCCCGCCGGGGCGCGGGCTGTGGATCATGGGCACGCCGTTCGTCTACGAGCGCGGCGGCGCGGCGCTGAATAACTGCGGGTTCGTCTCGACTAAAGATCTCGCGACGGACTTCGCCGGGCCGTTTCTGTGGATGCTCCAGATGTCGATGCTCGGCGTCGGCGTGGGGTTTGATACGCGGGGACGCGGGCAGGTGACCCTCCATCCGCCGCGGACGAGCCAGGAGGTACACGTCATCGGCGACAGTCGCGAGGGCTGGGCCGGCGCTATCGAACGGCTGCTCAACGCGTACGTGGGCAAGGCGGCGCTGCCGGCGGGCTGGGATTTCTCGCAGATCCGCCCGCACGGGTCAGCCTTGCGCAGCTTCGGCGGATTCGCCAGCGGGCCCGGCCCCCTGTCGCGGATGCTCGAGGACATGAAGACGCTGCTGGACTCCTACGTCGGGCGGGCTATCGACTCGCGGCTGATCGTCGACGCGATGAATCTCATCGGACGCTGCGTGGTCGCCGGCGGAATCCGCCGCTCAGCGCAGATCGCCTTCGGCGAGGCCGACGACGAGCAGTTTCTGGACCTTAAGCAGGACCGCACCAAGGTCCTCGAGTATCGCTGGGCGTCGAACAACTCGATCTTCGCCCGGGCGGGCATGGACTACTCGGCGGCAGTGCGGCGAACCGCCGCCACCGGCGAACCGGGATACCTGTGGCTCGAAAATGCCCGCGCCTACGGGCGCATGGGCGACGAGCCCAACTGGCTCGATGAGCAGGCCGAAGGCTCAAACCCCTGCGTCGAGCAGACGCTGTGGGACCGCGAACTGTGCTGCCTGGTCGAGACGTTTCCGGCCCATCACGAAAACTTCGAGGACTACCAGCGCACGCTGGCGGTGGCGTACAAGTACGCCAAAGCCGTCACGCTGGTCGAGACCGAAGACGCTCTCACCAACGCCGTCATGCTGCGAAACCGCCGCCTGGGCTGCTCGATGACGGGGATCGTGCAGGCCCTCGACAAGTTCGGCCACGAGGAGTTCTTCCGCTGGTGCGACCGGGCGTATGCGTTTCTGCGGCGGCTGGACGAGGAGCATTCGGCTGCCCTTGCGGTGCCCCGGTCGATCAAGCTCACGTCGGTCAAGCCCTCGGGCACGGTTAGCCTTTTGGCCGGCGCCACGCCGGGAGTTCACTGGGAGCACGCGCCCTATTACATCCGCCGCGTTCGCGTGACGATGGGGCACCCGCTGGTGGAGATGTGCCGCCGCAGCGGCTATCACGTTGAAGACGACGCGTATTCGCAGAACACCGTGGTGGTGTCGTTTCCGGTACACGTCGAGCGACTAGGCCGCTGCAAGAGCGACGTGCCCCTGCAGGAAAAGATTGATCTGGCCGCGCAGATGCAGCGGTTCTGGTCGGACAACCAGGTCAGCGTCACCGCCGAGTTCGACCCTGATCGCGAGGGCGGCCTTTTGCCGGACCTGCTGCGGGCGTACGAAGACCGCCTCAAGGCTGTCGTGTTCCTGCCCTCGCGCGGGCACGGATACCAGCAGCCTCCATACGAACAGATCACCCGCCAGCAGTACCAGCGCATCGTCAGCGGCCTGCGCCCGCTGCAGGGCGACCTGGAACACGAGGAGGAGCTCGAGTCCCGCTTTTGCGACGGGGACGTGTGCGAGATGCCGTAA
- a CDS encoding sigma-70 family RNA polymerase sigma factor, which produces MDDLHLLHRYAVEGDRQAISSLVGKYQNVVLATCYRRLGSTADAEDAMQQVLLAMVHNAGRIDTSLSRWLHRCCLNVTASMIRSRRSRTYREREKGRQEPFSCGDGEAERKESFAILAQCLQRLSPQDRQLLLDNLVNDMTQQSIGASLGMTQQGVAKRIGRIVASLRRELTAKGVVVSLLGAMMLQLKRFVTAAVSNTSALSAPAAIPAGVGGGSVTVSKTAVAAGLVLAALTTYSVVETPRLQPPLEAPGVSAARQGGDGFIALAARDPLQDAAAHRLPPLIPRQQVLQPVGATPPVGRAGQSSPTARLSPVAGNRDAARPNRPSLSQQTAASAGASATPPASRRASRAGWDDEPKGQDALAMGGTPADESMQLRDASGDSSEQLPSTPFALRPTTEAGRASSRIRLSRESLQNWTGQHTAIAGGRYKQTISQQRPVIAAVTDGDYPRRAYELAADSKKFLLLPRNLALRTSTQASAPPQLAVRSGGPGITDIPPAADGVTRVEEGRLLTAMGTLDGRVVNQGVIRAQSEESPLCLTGLVSGRGSYSGEVLFSGGFSPGNSPAAVHLDSATLDSDNVLTMELSGLTPGLQYDQLVIGDHLVLGGVLDVELIYGFRPDFGNRFDLFRGNTSGSFETILLPTLEAGLRWDLTSLYAGGSVQVVPEPGALAVFAACGIALLRRFRRGAT; this is translated from the coding sequence ATGGACGACTTACACCTGCTCCACCGCTATGCCGTTGAGGGAGATCGCCAAGCCATATCCTCCCTCGTCGGCAAGTACCAGAACGTGGTGCTGGCGACGTGCTATCGGCGCCTCGGTTCCACCGCCGATGCCGAAGATGCCATGCAGCAGGTCTTGCTGGCGATGGTGCACAATGCCGGGCGAATCGATACCAGCCTCAGCCGCTGGCTGCATCGGTGCTGCCTCAATGTGACCGCCTCGATGATCCGATCGCGCAGGAGTCGCACCTATCGCGAACGCGAGAAGGGGCGGCAGGAACCGTTCTCGTGCGGCGATGGGGAGGCCGAACGCAAGGAGTCCTTCGCCATCCTGGCGCAGTGCCTGCAGAGGCTTTCCCCACAGGATCGGCAATTGCTTCTGGACAATCTGGTCAACGACATGACGCAGCAGTCGATCGGGGCATCGCTGGGCATGACCCAGCAGGGCGTGGCCAAGCGAATCGGAAGGATCGTCGCCTCGCTTCGCCGGGAGCTGACCGCCAAGGGGGTGGTCGTGTCCCTGCTGGGCGCGATGATGTTGCAGCTCAAGCGTTTCGTGACCGCGGCGGTTTCCAACACCTCTGCATTGTCTGCCCCCGCAGCCATCCCCGCCGGAGTTGGCGGTGGCAGCGTGACCGTGTCCAAGACCGCCGTTGCGGCGGGCCTGGTCCTTGCAGCCTTGACGACCTATAGCGTCGTCGAGACGCCCCGGCTGCAACCGCCGCTTGAAGCTCCCGGGGTCTCTGCCGCACGGCAGGGGGGCGATGGTTTCATCGCCTTGGCCGCGAGGGACCCCCTGCAGGATGCCGCGGCGCATCGCCTGCCGCCGTTGATCCCGCGACAGCAGGTCCTCCAGCCTGTGGGCGCGACGCCACCGGTTGGCCGCGCCGGCCAGTCTTCGCCAACCGCACGTTTGTCTCCAGTTGCCGGTAATCGGGACGCCGCCCGTCCGAACAGGCCGTCGCTGTCGCAGCAGACCGCGGCATCGGCCGGGGCCTCTGCAACGCCTCCGGCATCGCGCCGAGCTTCGCGCGCCGGGTGGGATGACGAACCCAAGGGCCAAGACGCCCTCGCGATGGGCGGTACACCGGCGGATGAGTCAATGCAACTCAGGGACGCATCCGGCGATTCTTCGGAACAGCTCCCGTCGACGCCGTTTGCCCTGCGCCCGACGACCGAGGCCGGGCGCGCCTCATCAAGAATCAGGCTTTCGCGTGAATCGCTCCAGAATTGGACGGGACAACACACCGCGATCGCCGGCGGCAGGTATAAACAAACCATCAGCCAACAGCGACCGGTGATTGCTGCTGTGACCGACGGCGATTACCCCCGACGGGCTTATGAACTTGCCGCCGACAGCAAGAAGTTCCTGCTCCTGCCACGGAACCTGGCTTTGCGGACATCCACACAGGCGTCCGCTCCGCCCCAGCTGGCGGTCAGATCTGGCGGGCCCGGGATCACCGACATCCCGCCGGCGGCTGATGGCGTCACCCGGGTCGAAGAGGGGCGATTATTGACGGCAATGGGAACCTTGGACGGCAGGGTGGTCAACCAAGGCGTCATTCGGGCTCAAAGCGAGGAATCGCCGCTGTGCCTTACGGGGCTGGTCAGCGGGCGAGGCTCCTATTCCGGCGAGGTGCTTTTCTCGGGCGGATTCTCGCCGGGCAACAGCCCGGCGGCCGTTCATCTGGATAGCGCAACGTTGGACAGCGACAATGTGTTGACGATGGAATTGTCGGGTCTGACGCCGGGTCTTCAGTACGATCAACTCGTTATCGGCGACCACCTGGTTTTGGGCGGGGTTCTGGACGTGGAGTTGATCTATGGTTTCAGGCCCGATTTCGGCAATCGCTTCGATCTTTTCAGAGGCAATACCAGCGGGTCTTTTGAGACGATCCTGTTGCCGACGTTGGAGGCAGGGCTCCGTTGGGATCTCACATCGCTCTATGCCGGCGGCAGTGTGCAGGTTGTCCCCGAGCCCGGCGCCCTGGCCGTTTTCGCCGCCTGCGGCATTGCGCTGCTGCGGCGATTTCGCCGTGGTGCAACCTGA
- a CDS encoding PEP-CTERM sorting domain-containing protein translates to MINLKVAAVAMLLCGLLVAGGASAAITVYSTYMDFQGIDPDPSFDLDGSPIVFTQTTASYLSVSTTDSSRWFFAGQQSYTSDYTSDWTDSTWFEKTNSESYMNVDKAVVNSTGSSFSGYTITLHVATLVADSLTINGASFDATISTVTDSYGDVTTTISILFDTPIASGESFDLSYILDLNGVVTPPPDDGTYGIDEGGTLSDTVSVDEVAEAPEPATLTLLGLGAAALFARRRRV, encoded by the coding sequence ATGATCAATCTGAAAGTGGCGGCGGTTGCGATGTTGCTCTGTGGGCTGTTGGTCGCCGGGGGAGCCTCGGCGGCGATTACCGTTTACAGCACGTATATGGACTTCCAGGGGATCGACCCGGATCCCTCCTTTGACTTGGACGGCAGCCCCATCGTCTTCACGCAGACCACGGCGTCCTACCTGTCAGTCAGCACGACGGATTCTTCGCGCTGGTTCTTCGCGGGGCAGCAGTCCTACACGTCCGACTATACCAGCGACTGGACGGATTCCACCTGGTTCGAGAAGACCAATTCCGAAAGCTACATGAACGTCGACAAGGCGGTGGTCAACAGCACCGGCAGCAGTTTCAGCGGCTACACGATCACCCTGCACGTGGCGACGCTGGTAGCTGATAGTCTGACCATCAACGGAGCGTCCTTCGACGCCACGATCAGCACTGTCACCGATTCCTACGGCGACGTCACCACGACGATCTCGATCCTGTTCGACACGCCCATCGCGTCGGGCGAGTCGTTCGACCTGTCCTATATCCTGGACCTGAACGGGGTCGTGACACCGCCGCCGGATGACGGCACGTACGGCATCGACGAGGGCGGCACGCTGTCCGACACGGTGAGCGTCGATGAGGTCGCCGAGGCGCCCGAACCGGCCACCTTGACGCTGCTTGGTCTGGGTGCCGCGGCTTTGTTCGCCCGTCGGCGGCGTGTCTGA
- a CDS encoding PEP-CTERM sorting domain-containing protein, translating to MKWSAGAIIMLFVPMLWAEPSHAAGMFSSVGHAIGTWDPDHPGYVLVGGESRPVTLLGFWEYDPSDIRRSVFWALNDISGWGWGRGGGSGTGGWGGGAFGDQEYRPWEELPARSSYSQPSYYIEENPAINHSYFDIEEAPQVTADSFGIEEFPQPGGISDGFGLDESPLAADQTVTTAVPEPSAFALALASVAAFIRRRRKA from the coding sequence ATGAAGTGGTCTGCTGGAGCGATAATAATGCTATTCGTCCCGATGCTCTGGGCGGAGCCGTCTCATGCTGCCGGCATGTTCAGTTCGGTAGGCCACGCGATCGGAACCTGGGACCCGGATCATCCCGGTTACGTTCTGGTCGGCGGCGAATCCCGCCCCGTCACGCTGCTGGGATTCTGGGAATACGACCCGTCCGACATTCGACGGAGCGTCTTCTGGGCGCTGAATGACATCTCGGGCTGGGGCTGGGGCCGGGGCGGTGGAAGCGGAACGGGGGGGTGGGGAGGAGGCGCATTCGGCGACCAAGAATACCGGCCTTGGGAGGAGCTTCCGGCACGATCGTCGTATTCACAACCGTCGTACTATATTGAAGAAAACCCTGCGATCAACCACAGCTACTTCGATATCGAAGAGGCTCCGCAAGTCACTGCCGACAGCTTCGGGATTGAAGAATTTCCCCAACCCGGCGGCATCTCGGACGGGTTTGGCCTCGACGAATCACCACTGGCGGCGGATCAAACCGTGACCACCGCCGTCCCCGAGCCCTCGGCATTCGCGCTGGCTCTGGCAAGCGTCGCGGCCTTCATACGCCGCAGGAGGAAAGCATGA
- a CDS encoding serine protease, with translation MRRTDDADRRFHAPARPWHAATAVIAAASICLFVAQPQAMAMVVRGGDGSGNTTTPVDDPGWANVGLCGSGTAVYLGNGWVITASHVGANSVTFGSTTYTVASGTYQRLHDPSSSSTLADLCVFQLSTIPTGLTSVTIGDSSPVLGSMVTAIGYGRNRATSATSWYVDIDTNPYTWSETPFSGYDAQAGGFKTTSTRTKRWGENAISGSETLSGSYGTTRMLKTTFDASGSANEFQGIAGDSGGALFWKNGSDWELAGIVLSVGTFSGQPGSTAVYGNVTYMADLALYRDQILAITAVPEPATLTLLATAAAAILLRRHRR, from the coding sequence ATGAGACGCACAGACGATGCGGACCGGAGATTTCATGCCCCCGCGAGGCCGTGGCACGCCGCCACGGCTGTCATCGCCGCGGCGAGCATATGCCTGTTCGTGGCCCAGCCGCAAGCGATGGCAATGGTCGTCCGCGGCGGCGACGGCAGCGGCAATACCACGACGCCCGTCGATGATCCCGGGTGGGCAAACGTGGGGCTTTGCGGCAGCGGGACGGCCGTGTACCTGGGCAACGGCTGGGTGATTACCGCCTCCCACGTCGGGGCCAACAGCGTCACGTTCGGCTCGACGACTTACACCGTCGCCAGTGGCACCTACCAGCGGCTGCACGATCCATCCAGTTCCAGCACCCTGGCGGACCTGTGCGTCTTCCAACTCAGCACGATTCCGACGGGCTTGACCAGTGTGACCATCGGCGACTCATCACCCGTCTTGGGTTCGATGGTCACCGCCATCGGTTACGGGCGCAATCGCGCGACGTCTGCAACCAGCTGGTACGTGGACATCGACACGAATCCGTACACCTGGAGCGAGACGCCCTTCTCGGGGTACGACGCACAGGCCGGCGGATTCAAGACGACCTCCACTCGCACCAAACGCTGGGGCGAAAACGCCATCAGCGGCAGCGAGACCCTCAGCGGCAGCTACGGCACGACACGCATGCTCAAAACGACGTTTGACGCGTCCGGCAGCGCCAACGAATTCCAGGGGATCGCCGGCGATTCGGGCGGCGCCCTCTTCTGGAAGAACGGGAGCGATTGGGAATTGGCGGGCATCGTGCTCTCTGTGGGAACGTTTTCCGGACAGCCGGGCAGTACCGCCGTCTACGGTAACGTGACCTATATGGCCGACCTGGCGCTCTACCGGGACCAGATTCTCGCGATTACTGCCGTTCCCGAACCGGCCACATTGACGCTGCTGGCAACTGCGGCCGCCGCGATTCTGCTCAGACGCCATCGCCGTTGA
- a CDS encoding YbhB/YbcL family Raf kinase inhibitor-like protein, with protein sequence MSIAFKSTAFENGQAIPEKYSQDGQNVSPPLEWQALPEGTKELALIVDDPDAPTPQPWVHWVMYKIPAGVKYLPEGVKPADKPPEPHGAVQGVNTSDNAGYDGPRPPKGHGVHHYHFKLYALDRALDLPPRQTKDQLLAAMKGHILDQGELVGTYER encoded by the coding sequence ATGAGCATTGCCTTCAAGAGCACCGCGTTTGAGAACGGGCAGGCGATTCCGGAGAAGTACAGCCAGGACGGGCAGAATGTTTCGCCGCCGCTGGAGTGGCAGGCGCTGCCGGAAGGCACCAAGGAACTGGCGCTGATCGTGGATGACCCCGACGCGCCCACGCCCCAACCGTGGGTACACTGGGTCATGTACAAGATCCCGGCGGGGGTGAAGTACCTGCCCGAGGGCGTGAAGCCCGCCGACAAGCCGCCCGAGCCGCACGGGGCAGTGCAGGGCGTGAACACTTCCGACAACGCCGGATACGACGGCCCGCGGCCGCCTAAGGGCCATGGCGTGCATCACTATCATTTCAAGCTCTACGCCCTGGACCGGGCCCTGGACCTGCCTCCGCGGCAGACCAAGGACCAGCTCCTGGCGGCGATGAAGGGCCACATCCTGGACCAGGGCGAGCTGGTTGGGACGTACGAGCGATAA
- a CDS encoding class I SAM-dependent methyltransferase: MNERANKPATLRLRLTAVAEGIVRGGHPWVFADSVAQANRPGRTGELAVIYDRKDKFLAVGLYDADSPIRVRILHSGKPQMIDAAWWRSHLAAAVARREGLFDENTTGYRLIHGESDGWPGLVLDRYDTTLVLKIYTAAWLPRLDETLALLQGQLPWPRVVLRLSRNIQPLAGQCGYSDGLVLAGDQPPQAVLFRESGLQFEADVLRGQKTGFFLDQRENRRIVESLAAGRRVLNAFSFSGGFSVYAARGGAAAVTDLDISPHALAAAERNFDLNRDIAGVARCRRQSVQADAFEWLAGSREPFDLVVLDPPSMARSAAQREGAVAAYQRLSALGIARLDRGGILAAASCSAHVSAPDFFAAVHRAAAASGRRFSQLQTMQHPLDHPATFKEAEYLKMIYLRFE, encoded by the coding sequence ATGAATGAAAGAGCGAACAAACCGGCGACGCTTCGCCTGCGGCTGACTGCCGTGGCTGAGGGCATCGTGCGCGGGGGGCATCCGTGGGTCTTTGCCGACAGCGTCGCGCAAGCCAACCGCCCCGGGCGCACGGGGGAGCTGGCGGTGATCTATGACCGCAAGGACAAGTTCCTCGCCGTGGGGCTGTACGACGCCGACTCGCCCATCCGCGTTCGCATCCTGCATTCGGGCAAGCCGCAGATGATCGACGCGGCGTGGTGGCGATCGCACTTGGCGGCGGCTGTCGCGCGGCGCGAGGGGCTGTTCGACGAGAACACCACCGGCTATCGACTGATCCACGGCGAGAGCGATGGCTGGCCGGGACTCGTGCTGGACCGCTACGATACGACGCTGGTGCTCAAGATATACACCGCCGCGTGGCTGCCCCGCCTCGACGAGACGCTGGCGCTGCTGCAGGGGCAGCTTCCCTGGCCGCGGGTGGTCCTGCGACTCAGCCGCAACATCCAGCCGCTGGCGGGGCAATGCGGTTACAGCGACGGCCTGGTGCTGGCCGGCGACCAGCCGCCCCAAGCGGTGCTGTTCCGCGAGAGCGGTCTGCAGTTCGAAGCCGACGTGCTGCGCGGGCAAAAGACCGGGTTCTTTCTCGACCAACGCGAGAACCGCCGCATCGTCGAGTCGCTAGCCGCCGGGCGGCGCGTCCTCAACGCCTTCAGTTTTTCGGGCGGCTTCTCCGTCTACGCCGCCCGCGGCGGCGCGGCGGCCGTGACCGACCTGGACATCAGCCCCCACGCCCTGGCCGCCGCGGAGCGCAACTTCGATCTTAATCGTGACATTGCCGGCGTGGCGCGCTGCCGGCGCCAGAGCGTCCAGGCCGACGCCTTCGAGTGGCTGGCCGGCTCGCGGGAGCCATTCGACCTGGTGGTGTTGGACCCGCCGTCGATGGCCCGCAGCGCCGCCCAGCGCGAAGGCGCCGTCGCCGCCTACCAGCGCCTCAGCGCGCTGGGCATCGCCCGACTCGACCGCGGCGGGATCCTCGCCGCCGCCTCATGCTCGGCCCATGTCAGCGCCCCCGACTTCTTCGCCGCCGTGCATCGAGCCGCCGCCGCCAGCGGCCGCAGGTTTTCTCAACTCCAAACGATGCAACACCCGCTCGATCACCCCGCAACATTCAAGGAAGCGGAATATCTCAAGATGATCTACCTGCGATTCGAGTGA
- a CDS encoding sulfatase-like hydrolase/transferase — protein MNTRPNVLWLMSDQHNTQSTGYSGNPNVRTPNLDRLAAQSVNFRRAYTVNPICAPSRLSFITGQYCHTHGLFGNMNNLYSRSNPDTLACVFRRAGYQTAIFGKAHMVPLWDRQGFEHIRYDNLGDVAPGDPMSCEYFRQICESGAAELMDREMTTHGEPASRPSFLSYEQSCEYFTGQEAINFLAARDRSRPFFAQVSFQRPHGCDYAAEEYFHMYDPKDIVLPDSAADLFVNGFASKPKAIREAVLAGSGYPLAASEQRLKRGLCGYYALISQIDNEIGRVIAALEASGELDNTIILYTADHGDYAGEHGLLFKGLSLYESLHRVPFLLRWPGGPAGTVCDELIETIDWYPTVCGLCGVDVPPGREGVDVLPIAAGQRSGKDAAFCEFCVTGKVSAIRTRQYRLIVNADCGAHELYDVQADPGEMYNLFEDPRHAAARADLMEQLLLFTLNYRTESSYATDAVQGPELYESPAIKMHFGRARWADYGKTAPA, from the coding sequence TTGAACACTCGCCCCAACGTTCTGTGGCTGATGAGCGACCAGCACAACACGCAGTCGACCGGTTACAGCGGCAACCCCAACGTGCGCACGCCCAACCTCGACCGCCTGGCGGCCCAGAGCGTCAACTTCCGCCGCGCGTACACCGTCAACCCGATCTGCGCCCCGTCGCGGTTGAGCTTCATCACCGGCCAGTACTGCCACACCCACGGGCTCTTCGGCAACATGAACAACTTGTACAGCCGCTCAAACCCTGACACGCTGGCGTGCGTGTTCCGCCGGGCCGGCTATCAGACCGCCATCTTCGGCAAAGCCCACATGGTGCCCCTGTGGGACCGCCAAGGCTTCGAGCACATCCGCTACGACAATCTCGGCGACGTCGCCCCCGGCGACCCGATGTCCTGCGAGTACTTCCGCCAGATTTGTGAATCCGGCGCCGCCGAACTGATGGACCGTGAAATGACTACGCATGGCGAGCCGGCATCGCGGCCGTCATTTCTGTCCTACGAGCAGTCGTGCGAATACTTCACCGGTCAAGAGGCGATCAACTTCCTGGCCGCCCGCGACCGATCACGCCCGTTCTTTGCGCAAGTCAGCTTCCAGCGCCCCCACGGGTGCGACTACGCGGCCGAAGAATACTTCCACATGTACGATCCGAAGGACATCGTCTTGCCCGATAGCGCGGCTGACCTGTTCGTCAACGGTTTTGCCTCCAAGCCCAAGGCGATACGCGAGGCGGTGCTGGCAGGCAGCGGCTATCCGCTGGCCGCCAGCGAGCAGCGCCTCAAGCGGGGCCTGTGCGGCTACTACGCCCTGATCTCGCAGATCGACAACGAGATCGGTCGCGTCATCGCCGCCCTGGAAGCCTCGGGGGAACTCGACAACACGATCATCCTCTACACCGCCGACCACGGCGACTACGCCGGGGAGCACGGGCTGCTGTTCAAGGGACTGAGCCTCTACGAGTCGCTCCACCGCGTGCCGTTCCTGCTGCGCTGGCCGGGCGGACCGGCCGGGACGGTCTGCGACGAGCTGATCGAGACCATCGACTGGTACCCGACGGTATGCGGCCTGTGCGGAGTGGACGTGCCGCCCGGCCGCGAGGGCGTGGACGTGCTGCCCATCGCCGCCGGGCAACGATCGGGCAAAGACGCCGCCTTCTGCGAGTTCTGCGTCACGGGCAAGGTCTCGGCCATTCGCACGCGCCAGTACCGCCTGATCGTCAACGCCGACTGCGGCGCCCACGAGCTGTACGACGTGCAGGCCGACCCGGGCGAGATGTACAACCTCTTCGAAGATCCGCGCCACGCTGCCGCCCGGGCGGACCTGATGGAGCAACTGCTGCTGTTCACCCTCAACTACCGCACCGAAAGCAGCTACGCCACCGACGCCGTGCAGGGGCCCGAACTGTACGAGTCGCCCGCCATAAAAATGCACTTCGGCCGCGCCCGCTGGGCCGATTACGGCAAAACCGCTCCCGCCTGA